A window of the Aeromicrobium phoceense genome harbors these coding sequences:
- a CDS encoding PaaI family thioesterase — MSAPGLTDDQLAAMSRMSGLEFLRFAFALPSDQRPAVIGDLFGMRIVSLEEGTASFSIQSLPTAANPLGTLHGGACATLLDSVMGCAVHTTLGAGVGYGTLELKVNYIRTVPVDGRTLTGTGNVIHVGRSTATAEGKVLDENGKLVAHGTTTCMIYS, encoded by the coding sequence ATGAGTGCCCCCGGCCTGACCGACGACCAGCTCGCCGCCATGTCCCGTATGAGCGGCCTGGAGTTCCTGCGGTTCGCGTTCGCGCTGCCGAGCGACCAGCGACCCGCCGTGATCGGTGACCTGTTCGGGATGCGGATCGTGTCGCTGGAGGAGGGGACCGCCTCGTTCTCGATCCAGTCGCTGCCCACCGCCGCCAACCCCTTGGGCACGCTGCACGGCGGTGCGTGCGCCACGCTGCTCGACTCCGTCATGGGGTGCGCGGTCCACACGACGCTCGGTGCCGGCGTCGGCTACGGAACGCTCGAGCTCAAGGTCAACTACATCCGCACGGTCCCGGTCGACGGCCGCACGCTGACCGGCACCGGGAACGTGATCCACGTGGGCCGCAGCACGGCCACGGCGGAGGGCAAGGTGCTCGACGAGAACGGCAAGCTCGTCGCCCACGGCACCACCACCTGCATGATCTACTCCTGA
- the nhaA gene encoding Na+/H+ antiporter NhaA, whose protein sequence is MSSPGLFTRGSWPEASRVADVLRRETVGGTILLVAAVAALVLANSPWSDAYFDLAETRIGPASLHLDLTVSAWAADGLLAIFFFVVGLELKREFVAGDLRDPRRAMLPVVAAVGGMIAPALIFVAINAGHGTTHGWAIPTATDIAFAVAVLAVLGTYLPLALRTFLLTLAVVDDLLAITVIAVFYTAELDLAMLAAAFIPLLAFAVVARRAPNWWWLLIPLAVVTWVLMHESGVHATVAGVLLGFTVPAHGHHSVAERMEHRVRPVSTGFAVPVFAFFAAGVAVSGEVLSGAFDSPVTWGIVLGLVLGKPIGIVGSSMLLSATTRAQLDPSIRWIDVIGVAMLAGIGFTVSLLIGDLAFVDEGREDYVKIGVLLGSLVAAALAAVVLRARNRHYREVEEQESRDDDADGVPDAFQR, encoded by the coding sequence ATGAGCTCACCTGGTCTGTTCACCCGCGGAAGCTGGCCTGAGGCCTCCCGCGTCGCCGACGTGCTGCGCCGCGAGACGGTCGGCGGGACGATCCTGCTGGTCGCCGCGGTCGCGGCTCTCGTCCTGGCGAACTCGCCGTGGTCGGATGCGTACTTCGACCTGGCGGAGACGCGCATCGGTCCGGCCTCCCTGCACCTGGACCTCACCGTCTCGGCGTGGGCGGCCGACGGCCTGCTGGCCATCTTCTTCTTCGTCGTGGGACTCGAGCTCAAGCGGGAGTTCGTCGCCGGCGACCTGCGTGATCCGCGCCGCGCAATGCTGCCCGTGGTCGCGGCGGTGGGCGGCATGATCGCTCCGGCCCTCATCTTCGTGGCGATCAACGCCGGCCACGGGACCACGCACGGCTGGGCCATCCCGACCGCGACCGACATCGCCTTCGCCGTGGCGGTGCTGGCGGTGCTGGGCACCTACCTGCCGCTGGCCCTGCGTACCTTCCTGCTGACGCTCGCCGTGGTCGACGACCTCCTGGCGATCACCGTGATCGCGGTGTTCTACACCGCCGAGCTCGACCTGGCCATGCTCGCCGCGGCGTTCATCCCGCTGCTCGCCTTCGCGGTCGTTGCCCGCCGCGCCCCGAATTGGTGGTGGCTGCTGATCCCGCTCGCCGTGGTGACGTGGGTGCTCATGCACGAGTCCGGCGTCCACGCGACCGTCGCGGGCGTGCTGCTCGGCTTCACCGTCCCGGCGCACGGCCACCACAGCGTCGCCGAGCGGATGGAGCACCGCGTCCGGCCGGTGTCCACGGGCTTCGCCGTGCCGGTGTTCGCGTTCTTCGCCGCCGGGGTGGCGGTGTCGGGGGAGGTGCTCTCGGGTGCCTTCGACTCCCCGGTGACGTGGGGCATCGTCCTGGGTCTCGTGCTCGGCAAGCCGATCGGCATCGTCGGCAGCTCGATGCTGCTGTCGGCGACGACGCGCGCCCAGCTGGACCCGAGCATCCGCTGGATCGACGTGATCGGGGTGGCGATGCTCGCGGGGATCGGCTTCACCGTCTCGCTGCTGATCGGCGACCTGGCCTTCGTCGACGAGGGACGCGAGGACTACGTGAAGATCGGTGTCCTGCTCGGCTCGCTCGTCGCGGCCGCGCTCGCGGCGGTGGTGCTGCGGGCGAGGAACCGCCACTACCGCGAGGTCGAGGAGCAGGAGTCGCGCGACGACGACGCCGACGGCGTCCCCGACGCGTTCCAGCGCTGA
- a CDS encoding MarR family winged helix-turn-helix transcriptional regulator, with protein MAAPNPLSLDEQVCFALSVASRTVIGCYRDVLEPLGLTHPQYLVMLALWENDGLTLRGLSDVLRLEPATVSPLVKRLEASGLVRRDRRAGDDRAFALTVTPEGRALRERALAVPATMLDRFDMDVAELEQVNRWLHELIERADRAHERTTA; from the coding sequence ATGGCCGCCCCGAATCCGCTGTCCCTCGACGAGCAGGTCTGCTTCGCGCTGTCCGTGGCGTCGCGCACCGTGATCGGCTGCTACCGCGACGTCCTCGAGCCGTTGGGCCTCACGCACCCGCAGTACCTCGTGATGCTTGCGCTGTGGGAGAACGACGGGCTGACGCTGCGCGGCCTGAGCGACGTGCTGCGCCTCGAGCCGGCCACCGTCTCTCCCCTCGTCAAGCGCCTCGAGGCATCCGGCCTCGTCCGCCGCGACCGCCGCGCCGGTGACGACCGCGCCTTCGCCCTCACCGTGACGCCCGAGGGCCGGGCGCTGCGCGAGCGAGCCCTCGCGGTCCCGGCCACGATGCTCGACCGGTTCGACATGGACGTCGCCGAGCTGGAGCAGGTCAACCGGTGGCTGCACGAACTCATCGAGCGGGCCGACCGCGCCCACGAAAGGACCACGGCATGA
- a CDS encoding helix-turn-helix domain-containing protein yields MAFRHRREYDETVPQALRAARESYDAASAEYEEAITRARREWAAALATAIEAGMSYQEIADEVGVSHTSISRAIKQYGST; encoded by the coding sequence ATGGCCTTCCGCCACCGTCGTGAGTACGACGAAACCGTGCCGCAGGCACTCCGTGCCGCGCGTGAGTCGTACGACGCCGCCTCGGCCGAGTACGAGGAGGCGATCACCCGCGCGAGGCGCGAGTGGGCCGCCGCCCTGGCGACCGCCATCGAGGCGGGCATGTCCTACCAGGAGATCGCCGACGAGGTCGGCGTCTCGCACACCAGCATCAGCCGGGCGATCAAGCAGTACGGCTCGACCTGA
- a CDS encoding acylphosphatase, with protein MRRVGVVVRGTVQGVGYRFSLRVVAERAGVSGWVRNRADGSVEAELQGAPSAVDTVLAWMAEGPPGARVDSRDVTDLQPEGTQGFEVR; from the coding sequence ATGAGGCGCGTCGGCGTCGTGGTGCGCGGGACCGTCCAGGGCGTGGGCTACCGCTTCAGCCTGCGCGTGGTGGCCGAACGCGCAGGCGTGTCGGGTTGGGTCCGCAACCGCGCCGACGGCAGCGTCGAGGCCGAGCTCCAGGGCGCGCCCTCGGCGGTGGACACGGTGCTGGCGTGGATGGCGGAGGGGCCGCCCGGCGCCCGGGTGGACTCCCGCGACGTCACCGACCTCCAGCCCGAGGGCACGCAAGGCTTCGAGGTGCGCTGA
- a CDS encoding dienelactone hydrolase family protein, whose product MTALARWDQGTFTHDGITHETWRQGSGPGVVVIHEIPGMTPEVIAFGQELVAHGFTVVMPQLFGEPGRPMTAGYTVKSLVRGCVSKEFSALALRRTAPVTRWLAALASDLHGSVGGPGVGAVGMCFTGGFALAMMVDDAVVAPVLAQPSAPFPITPARSRDLGLSPADRETVVGRVNAGCPVLGLRFEDDPAVGRRFEVLHEELGENFTAVEFPGRRHSTLTLHRQERGVRAVLDFLDGRLR is encoded by the coding sequence ATGACAGCGCTCGCACGGTGGGACCAGGGCACGTTCACGCACGACGGGATCACCCACGAGACGTGGCGCCAGGGCAGCGGGCCGGGTGTCGTGGTGATCCACGAGATCCCCGGGATGACGCCCGAGGTCATCGCCTTCGGGCAGGAGCTCGTCGCCCACGGGTTCACCGTGGTGATGCCGCAGCTGTTCGGCGAGCCGGGTCGGCCGATGACCGCGGGGTACACCGTGAAGTCCCTCGTGCGGGGGTGCGTCAGCAAGGAGTTCAGCGCGCTGGCGCTGCGCCGGACCGCCCCGGTGACCCGGTGGCTGGCCGCGCTGGCGAGCGACCTGCACGGCTCGGTGGGCGGACCGGGGGTCGGCGCGGTGGGCATGTGCTTCACGGGCGGCTTCGCGCTGGCGATGATGGTGGACGACGCGGTCGTCGCGCCCGTGCTGGCCCAGCCGTCGGCGCCGTTCCCGATCACGCCTGCCCGCTCGCGCGACCTCGGCCTGTCTCCTGCCGACCGCGAGACCGTCGTGGGGCGCGTGAACGCCGGCTGTCCCGTCCTGGGCCTGCGATTCGAGGACGATCCCGCGGTGGGCCGCCGCTTCGAGGTGCTTCACGAGGAGCTGGGGGAGAACTTCACCGCGGTCGAGTTCCCGGGCCGTCGGCACAGCACCCTGACGCTGCACCGGCAGGAGCGCGGGGTCCGCGCCGTGCTGGACTTCCTCGACGGGCGCCTGCGCTAG
- a CDS encoding phytoene desaturase family protein has protein sequence MAERVVIVGAGHNGLVAAALLARAGVEVLVLERLGRVGGAAVSGAPFAEHDARLSRFSYLVSLFPQALIDDLGLELELRSRDTASFTPWHRDGRDGGLVVETRPGEATRASFAELTGGDDELEAWNRFYAEIGTLADAIAPTLMQPLPHIGDLRDRVEMAIWTDLVEHPIGTVIRRRFADDVVRGVVATDALIGTFASLEDLSLVQNRCFLYHLIGNGTGEWRVPVGGMGAVTAELARVATEAGATIRLNSEVDGIDVSDVDVTVCGDGFVERADHVLFGAAPYVLERLLGHTPTSKPAGAQLKLNLLLSRLPALKSGADPAVAFAGTFHLDESYDQLQRAWATAASGDLPPATGEFYCHTLTDRSILGPDLRDSDAQTLTYFGLHTPPGVLDAPGAKDEAVARVLAALDAHLAEPIEPLILGLEAKTPTEIEHELWMPGGHIFHGDLTWPWLEEDERPYSPAQRWGVATAHPRVLLCGSGTRRGGAVSGLGGHNAAQALLS, from the coding sequence ATGGCCGAACGCGTCGTCATCGTCGGAGCGGGACACAACGGGCTCGTGGCGGCGGCTCTGCTCGCCCGGGCGGGCGTCGAGGTGCTGGTGCTGGAGCGGCTCGGGAGGGTCGGTGGTGCTGCCGTCAGCGGCGCGCCGTTCGCCGAGCACGACGCGCGTCTCTCGCGGTTCTCCTACCTCGTGAGCCTGTTCCCCCAGGCTCTGATCGACGACCTCGGCCTCGAGCTGGAGCTGCGGTCGCGCGACACCGCCTCCTTCACGCCCTGGCACCGCGACGGGCGCGACGGCGGCCTGGTCGTCGAGACCCGGCCCGGGGAGGCCACACGGGCCTCGTTCGCCGAGCTCACCGGCGGCGACGACGAGCTCGAGGCCTGGAACCGGTTCTACGCCGAGATCGGCACGCTCGCCGACGCGATCGCCCCCACGCTGATGCAGCCGCTCCCCCACATCGGCGACCTGCGCGACCGGGTGGAGATGGCGATCTGGACCGATCTCGTCGAGCACCCGATCGGCACGGTGATCCGGCGTCGCTTCGCCGACGACGTCGTTCGCGGCGTGGTGGCCACAGACGCCCTCATCGGCACCTTCGCCTCCCTCGAGGACCTGTCCCTGGTGCAGAACCGCTGCTTCCTCTACCACCTGATCGGCAACGGCACGGGCGAGTGGCGGGTGCCCGTGGGCGGCATGGGCGCGGTCACCGCAGAGCTGGCCCGGGTGGCCACCGAGGCGGGCGCGACGATCCGGCTCAACTCCGAGGTCGACGGCATCGACGTGAGCGACGTCGACGTGACCGTGTGCGGTGACGGGTTCGTCGAGCGGGCCGACCACGTGCTCTTCGGCGCGGCGCCCTACGTGCTCGAGCGGCTGCTGGGCCACACCCCCACGTCCAAGCCCGCGGGCGCGCAGCTGAAGCTCAACCTCCTGCTGTCCCGCCTCCCGGCGCTCAAGTCCGGCGCCGACCCGGCGGTCGCGTTCGCCGGCACGTTCCACCTCGACGAGTCCTACGACCAGCTGCAGCGGGCGTGGGCGACCGCCGCCTCGGGCGACCTGCCCCCGGCCACGGGCGAGTTCTACTGCCACACCCTGACCGACCGCTCGATCCTCGGGCCCGACCTGCGCGACTCCGACGCGCAGACGCTCACCTACTTCGGCCTGCACACGCCGCCGGGCGTGCTCGACGCGCCCGGCGCGAAGGACGAGGCCGTCGCGCGGGTGCTCGCCGCCCTCGACGCCCACCTGGCCGAGCCGATCGAGCCCCTCATCCTCGGCCTGGAGGCCAAGACCCCCACCGAGATCGAGCACGAGCTGTGGATGCCGGGCGGGCACATCTTCCACGGCGACCTCACGTGGCCGTGGCTCGAGGAGGACGAGCGTCCCTACTCCCCCGCCCAGCGCTGGGGCGTGGCGACCGCGCACCCGCGCGTGCTGCTGTGCGGCAGCGGGACGCGGCGCGGTGGCGCGGTCAGCGGACTGGGCGGCCACAACGCCGCGCAGGCGCTGCTCTCCTAG
- the glpK gene encoding glycerol kinase GlpK, whose protein sequence is MSQQFVGAIDQGTTSTRFMVFDHQGEEKGRHQVEHEQILPRAGWVEHDATEIWEHTREVVEQGLEAAGITAADLAAGGLTNQRETTVVGDRRTGEPYANAIVWQDTRTADLAKRLDEDGSGKVIHAKSGLPPAAYFAGGKLHWILENLDGVREDAEAGHALFGTIDTWLIWNLTGGPDGGVHVTDVTNASRTMLMNLEDLTWDDELLEIFGVPRQMLPEITSSSQEFGRTTEDGPFGSEVILAGNLGDQHAALVGQACFEPGMLKNTYGTGNFLVLNTGTEIVRSERGLLTTVAYRFGDEPPVYALEGSIAVTGSAIQWLRDQLKVFAEAADSEALAETVEDNGGVYFVPAFSGLFAPYWRSDARGVIVGLSRFNTVAHVARAALEAICYQSKDVVDVMVADSGIDLEVLRVDGGITANELCMQIQADILDIEVSRPVVPETTCLGAAYAAGLAVGFWSSTDELVANWSESKRWTPAWDDDQREAGYHQWKKAVERTLGWVE, encoded by the coding sequence ATGTCACAGCAGTTCGTCGGCGCGATCGACCAGGGCACCACCAGCACCCGCTTCATGGTCTTCGACCACCAGGGCGAGGAGAAGGGCCGGCACCAGGTCGAGCACGAGCAGATCCTTCCGCGGGCCGGCTGGGTCGAGCACGACGCCACCGAGATCTGGGAGCACACGCGCGAGGTCGTCGAGCAGGGTCTCGAGGCGGCGGGGATCACGGCGGCCGACCTGGCCGCGGGCGGCCTCACGAACCAGCGCGAGACCACGGTCGTGGGGGACCGGCGCACCGGCGAGCCCTACGCCAACGCCATCGTCTGGCAGGACACCCGCACCGCCGACCTGGCCAAGCGCCTCGACGAGGACGGCAGCGGCAAGGTCATCCACGCGAAGTCGGGGCTGCCGCCCGCGGCCTACTTCGCCGGCGGCAAGCTGCACTGGATCCTGGAGAACCTCGACGGGGTGCGCGAGGACGCCGAGGCGGGCCACGCCCTCTTCGGCACGATCGACACCTGGCTCATCTGGAACCTCACCGGCGGGCCCGACGGCGGGGTGCACGTCACGGACGTCACCAACGCGAGCCGCACGATGCTGATGAACCTCGAGGACCTCACGTGGGACGACGAGCTGCTCGAGATCTTCGGCGTCCCGCGGCAGATGCTCCCCGAGATCACGTCATCGTCGCAGGAGTTCGGCCGGACGACCGAGGACGGCCCCTTCGGCTCCGAGGTGATCCTGGCGGGCAACCTCGGCGACCAGCACGCGGCACTCGTGGGCCAGGCCTGCTTCGAGCCCGGGATGCTCAAGAACACCTACGGCACCGGCAACTTCCTGGTCCTCAACACCGGCACCGAGATCGTGCGCTCGGAGCGCGGACTGCTGACCACGGTGGCCTACCGCTTCGGCGACGAGCCGCCCGTCTACGCGCTCGAGGGCTCCATCGCCGTGACGGGGTCGGCCATCCAGTGGCTGCGCGACCAGCTCAAGGTGTTCGCCGAGGCGGCCGACTCCGAGGCGCTCGCCGAGACGGTCGAGGACAACGGTGGCGTCTACTTCGTGCCGGCCTTCAGCGGCCTGTTCGCGCCGTACTGGCGGTCGGACGCGCGCGGCGTGATCGTCGGCCTCTCGCGCTTCAACACCGTGGCCCACGTGGCCCGCGCCGCGCTCGAGGCGATCTGCTACCAGAGCAAGGACGTCGTCGACGTGATGGTGGCGGACTCCGGCATCGACCTGGAGGTGCTGCGCGTGGACGGCGGGATCACCGCCAACGAGCTGTGCATGCAGATCCAGGCCGACATCCTCGACATCGAGGTCAGCCGTCCGGTGGTGCCCGAGACCACGTGCCTGGGCGCCGCCTACGCCGCCGGGCTCGCGGTGGGCTTCTGGTCGAGCACCGACGAGCTGGTGGCGAACTGGTCGGAGTCCAAGCGCTGGACCCCGGCGTGGGACGACGACCAGCGCGAGGCCGGCTACCACCAGTGGAAGAAGGCCGTCGAGCGCACGCTGGGCTGGGTCGAGTGA
- a CDS encoding alpha/beta hydrolase fold domain-containing protein encodes MSAATRHGLSAALKAERSVVRGFARLPDSVVARLGRHAPVNRDGETLSPEIAVALRVMNRIPGGDFTQHPVEQARRMLTDEALVFADVFPDFAVEEDLVIPSAAGPIPATRYRATTESKGLVLYFHGGGWVLGSRVSTDSAVRFLALEAGVDVLSVDYRLAPEHPFPAATEDALAAWDFAVEHAPSWGLDPRRIVVAGDSAGGNLSAVLAQDLRGRDIVPALQVLLFPVTDLATKHPSYAEFSEGYFLTEGHMDWYRERYLADPADALDPRASPLLAEDLAGLPPAYVAVAGFDPLRDEGIAYARRLEEAGVPTTLAREGSLIHAFINITGVSRPAREATQRIANAIAAAMA; translated from the coding sequence GTGAGCGCCGCGACGCGGCACGGGCTCTCCGCCGCGCTGAAGGCCGAGCGCTCGGTGGTGCGAGGCTTCGCGCGGCTGCCCGACTCCGTGGTCGCGCGGCTCGGCCGGCACGCGCCGGTCAACCGCGACGGGGAGACCCTGTCACCCGAGATCGCGGTCGCCCTGCGGGTCATGAACCGCATCCCCGGCGGCGACTTCACGCAGCATCCCGTCGAGCAGGCGCGCCGGATGCTGACCGACGAGGCGCTCGTCTTCGCCGACGTCTTCCCCGACTTCGCCGTCGAGGAGGACCTCGTGATCCCCAGCGCGGCCGGCCCGATCCCGGCCACCCGGTACCGCGCGACCACTGAGTCGAAGGGCCTCGTCCTGTACTTCCACGGCGGGGGATGGGTGCTGGGCAGCCGCGTCAGCACCGACTCGGCCGTGCGCTTCCTCGCGCTGGAGGCCGGCGTCGACGTCCTCTCCGTGGACTACCGGCTCGCGCCCGAGCACCCGTTCCCCGCCGCCACCGAGGACGCACTCGCGGCCTGGGACTTCGCGGTGGAGCACGCGCCGAGCTGGGGCCTGGACCCGCGCCGGATCGTGGTCGCGGGCGACAGCGCGGGCGGCAACCTGAGCGCGGTGCTGGCCCAGGACCTGCGCGGTCGGGACATCGTCCCCGCGCTGCAGGTGCTGCTGTTCCCCGTCACCGACCTCGCCACCAAGCACCCGTCCTACGCCGAGTTCTCCGAGGGCTACTTCCTCACCGAAGGGCACATGGACTGGTACCGCGAGCGCTACCTCGCCGATCCCGCCGACGCGCTCGACCCGCGCGCCTCGCCGCTGCTGGCCGAGGACCTCGCGGGGCTGCCGCCGGCCTACGTCGCCGTCGCCGGCTTCGACCCGCTGCGCGACGAGGGCATCGCGTACGCCCGCCGTCTGGAGGAGGCCGGGGTGCCCACGACGCTGGCCCGGGAGGGCTCGCTGATCCACGCCTTCATCAACATCACCGGCGTCAGCCGCCCGGCGAGGGAGGCGACGCAGCGGATCGCGAACGCGATCGCGGCAGCCATGGCGTGA
- a CDS encoding glycerol-3-phosphate dehydrogenase/oxidase, giving the protein MRPVALSPQHRQEALDALASEHLDILVIGGGVVGGGAALDAATRGLSVGLVEARDFASGTSSRSSKLVHGGLRYLEMLDFRLVAEALGERSLLIDKLAPHLVKPVPFLYPLTHRVWERFYAGSGVALYDSMALLSGRSRGVPRHRHLTRTGARRIMPGLRKDALVGALHYYDGQVDDARHTMFLSRTAAAYGAHVASRTRVIDLVREADRVVGARVKDLESGREIEIRARQVVNATGVWTDETQSFAAERGQFNVRASKGIHLVVPRDRIRGESGLILRTEKSVLFVIPWGRHWIIGTTDTDWSLSKDHPAASAKDIAYLLEEVNKVLVEPLLAEDVEGVYAGLRPLLAGEDEATSKLSREHAVSTSVKGLVVIAGGKYTTYRVMAKDAIDAAVQQMGTLLDRRVPECVTDDIPLLGADGYSALWNQRQALAAQHGLGVGRVEHLLNRFGTLATEVLDLIADRPDLAEPLTGADDYLRAEVVYGVTHEGARHLDDILARRTRISIETFHRGTECASEAAELMAEVLDWSDAQREREVDHYLKRVDAERESQTMPDDETADAARMGAPDVVPVAHL; this is encoded by the coding sequence ATGCGACCGGTTGCCCTCTCCCCGCAGCACCGCCAGGAGGCGCTCGACGCGCTGGCCTCGGAACACCTCGACATCCTCGTCATCGGCGGCGGGGTCGTGGGCGGTGGTGCCGCGCTCGATGCCGCCACGCGAGGCCTCTCCGTGGGGCTCGTGGAGGCCCGCGACTTCGCCTCCGGCACCTCCAGCCGCTCGAGCAAGCTCGTGCACGGCGGCCTGCGCTACCTCGAGATGCTCGACTTCCGCCTCGTCGCGGAGGCGCTCGGCGAGCGCAGCCTGCTGATCGACAAGCTCGCGCCGCACCTGGTGAAGCCGGTGCCGTTCCTCTACCCGCTGACGCACCGCGTCTGGGAGCGCTTCTACGCCGGCTCCGGTGTGGCCCTCTACGACTCGATGGCGCTGCTGTCCGGGCGCTCGCGCGGCGTCCCGCGGCACCGCCACCTCACCCGCACCGGCGCCCGCCGGATCATGCCGGGCCTGCGCAAGGACGCCCTCGTGGGCGCCCTGCACTACTACGACGGGCAGGTCGACGACGCCCGCCACACGATGTTCCTGTCGCGCACGGCCGCGGCCTACGGCGCCCACGTCGCCAGCCGCACCCGCGTGATCGACCTCGTGCGCGAGGCCGACCGCGTCGTCGGCGCGCGGGTCAAGGACCTCGAGTCGGGCCGCGAGATCGAGATCCGCGCCCGCCAGGTCGTCAACGCCACGGGTGTGTGGACCGACGAGACGCAGTCCTTCGCCGCCGAGCGCGGCCAGTTCAACGTCCGGGCCAGCAAGGGCATCCACCTCGTGGTGCCGCGCGACCGGATCCGCGGCGAGTCCGGGCTGATCCTGCGCACCGAGAAGTCGGTGCTGTTCGTCATCCCGTGGGGGCGTCACTGGATCATCGGCACGACGGACACGGACTGGTCGCTGAGCAAGGACCACCCGGCCGCCAGCGCGAAGGACATCGCCTACCTGCTCGAGGAGGTCAACAAGGTCCTCGTCGAGCCGCTCCTCGCCGAGGACGTCGAGGGCGTGTATGCCGGCCTGCGCCCGCTGCTGGCCGGCGAGGACGAGGCCACCAGCAAGCTGTCGCGCGAGCACGCGGTCTCCACCTCGGTGAAGGGGCTCGTCGTCATCGCCGGCGGCAAGTACACGACCTACCGCGTGATGGCGAAGGACGCGATCGACGCCGCCGTGCAGCAGATGGGCACGCTGCTCGACCGTCGCGTGCCGGAGTGCGTCACCGACGACATCCCGCTGCTCGGCGCGGACGGGTACTCCGCCCTGTGGAACCAGCGCCAGGCGCTCGCGGCCCAGCACGGGCTCGGCGTCGGCCGGGTCGAGCACCTGCTGAACCGGTTCGGCACCCTCGCCACCGAGGTGCTCGACCTCATCGCCGACCGACCGGACCTCGCCGAGCCGCTCACCGGCGCGGACGACTACCTGCGCGCCGAGGTGGTCTACGGCGTCACGCACGAGGGCGCCCGCCACCTCGACGACATCCTCGCGCGGCGCACCCGGATCTCGATCGAGACGTTCCACCGCGGCACCGAGTGCGCGTCGGAGGCGGCCGAGCTCATGGCCGAGGTCCTCGACTGGTCCGACGCCCAGCGCGAGCGCGAGGTCGACCACTACCTCAAGCGGGTCGACGCCGAGCGCGAGAGCCAGACGATGCCCGACGACGAGACCGCCGACGCGGCGCGCATGGGCGCTCCCGACGTCGTCCCGGTGGCGCACCTGTGA
- a CDS encoding nucleosidase, translated as MRLDPARVLVIAATKAEAAHLPPEVPLVLTGIGKVEAAAATTEAIAALRPELVLNVGTAGALRPGLTGLFVPSVVVNHDYSADAIRALGHDAVDEIDLAGGDGTVLATGDLFVTDPVVRDAIAARAHLVDMEGFAVARACQRAGVPCRLVKIVSDAADDSALEWTAVVDACARLLGHWVRERLA; from the coding sequence GTGAGGCTCGACCCGGCCCGGGTCCTCGTCATCGCGGCGACGAAGGCCGAGGCTGCCCACCTGCCCCCGGAGGTGCCGCTCGTCCTCACCGGGATCGGGAAGGTCGAGGCCGCGGCCGCCACCACGGAGGCCATCGCGGCGCTGCGTCCCGAGCTGGTCCTCAACGTGGGCACGGCTGGCGCGCTGCGCCCCGGCCTGACCGGGCTCTTCGTGCCCTCGGTCGTCGTGAACCACGACTACTCCGCCGACGCGATCCGCGCGCTCGGCCACGACGCCGTGGACGAGATCGATCTCGCCGGCGGCGACGGCACCGTGCTGGCCACGGGGGACCTGTTCGTCACCGACCCCGTCGTCCGCGACGCGATCGCCGCGCGGGCCCACCTGGTCGACATGGAGGGCTTCGCGGTGGCACGGGCGTGCCAGCGCGCCGGCGTGCCGTGCCGCCTCGTGAAGATCGTGAGCGACGCCGCCGACGACTCCGCACTGGAGTGGACCGCGGTGGTCGACGCCTGCGCGCGGCTGCTCGGGCACTGGGTGCGCGAGCGGCTGGCCTGA
- a CDS encoding DUF1801 domain-containing protein has translation MAEPKTQPTDADVGAFLAAATPARRREDGQRLAEIVGEVTGTDPVMWGPSMVGYGSYRYVSPANPRTRGTWPKVAFSPRKAALTIYGLKDRPEGAALLPELGTYTEGAGCVYVKRLDDVDLGVLRRLVAIAWEREDDPEP, from the coding sequence ATGGCCGAGCCGAAGACGCAGCCCACCGACGCCGACGTGGGCGCCTTCCTCGCCGCCGCCACGCCCGCGCGCCGGCGTGAGGACGGTCAGCGGCTGGCCGAGATCGTCGGCGAGGTCACGGGCACCGATCCGGTGATGTGGGGACCGTCGATGGTGGGCTACGGCAGCTACCGCTACGTCTCCCCCGCCAACCCCCGCACCCGCGGCACCTGGCCGAAGGTCGCGTTCTCGCCCCGCAAGGCAGCGCTGACGATCTACGGCCTGAAGGACCGACCCGAGGGCGCCGCGCTGCTTCCCGAGCTGGGCACGTACACCGAGGGCGCGGGCTGCGTGTACGTCAAGAGGCTCGACGACGTCGACCTCGGCGTGCTGCGCCGGCTCGTGGCGATCGCGTGGGAGCGCGAGGACGACCCGGAGCCCTGA